DNA sequence from the Deinococcus multiflagellatus genome:
ACTGGAGCGCCTGGGGCGCGTGCTGGGCGACACCGATCCGCAGAGCGAGTGGCGACGCTGGCAGGCGCACCCTGAAGGAACACCGCTGCCCCTCAGCCTGGACCTGACGGCGGTGCTGCGCCTCGCGGACCACTGGCGCGTGCGCAGTGGGGGCGCCCTGCACCCGGGCGCTGGGGTGCTGAGTGACCTGTGGCGCCACGCGGCGCATGCCGGCCGGGAACCCCCACCGCAGGAGGTGCAGCGGCTGGTCAGCTCTTTGCAGGGGCCCCCGTGGACCCTGCACGCCGATGGCCGCGCCACCCTGCACGCGCGGGCGCCGCTGGCGCTGGGCGCGCTGGCCCGGGGATACATGGTGGACCGCGCGGCGGCCGTGGCCTCGCGGGCGGCGGGGGTGCGCCGGGTGACCATCCGCGCGGGCGAGGCCCTGCGGGTGCTGGGCCCTGGGCCCGTCACCGTGGCGGTGGCCGATCCCTTTACCGCCATGGACAACGCCCCGTGTCTGGCGCGCGTGCGCGTGCAGGGCGGGGCGCTGGCCATGCGCGGCGCGGCGCGCCCGGGGCAGCCGGTGGGCGAGCCCCCGTTCCGGCCGCTGGTGGACCCCCGCACCGGGTGTCCCGCGCCCCAGGTGCCCGGCCTGACCGTCACGGCCCCCGACGGCGCCACTGCCGAGGCCCTGGCCACGGTGCTGGGCGTGGTGGGCGTGCGCAGCGGGCTGGCCCTGGTGGATCAGACGCCCGGCTGCGCGGCGCTGGTGGTGACCCCGGACGGCCAGCGCCACCGCAGCCGCGCGTGGCCCCGCCAGAGCCCCCGGGATGATCAGGGCTGGTAGGGGGACGGGCCCCCAGCTTGGTTTGAAAGTGGAAGCGCCGGACGACTT
Encoded proteins:
- a CDS encoding FAD:protein FMN transferase → MRGVTFIGLLGAARRLGTRPPYRLRGQYTRLLDTALEVQIVAASRAQAEQAEHDALSELERLGRVLGDTDPQSEWRRWQAHPEGTPLPLSLDLTAVLRLADHWRVRSGGALHPGAGVLSDLWRHAAHAGREPPPQEVQRLVSSLQGPPWTLHADGRATLHARAPLALGALARGYMVDRAAAVASRAAGVRRVTIRAGEALRVLGPGPVTVAVADPFTAMDNAPCLARVRVQGGALAMRGAARPGQPVGEPPFRPLVDPRTGCPAPQVPGLTVTAPDGATAEALATVLGVVGVRSGLALVDQTPGCAALVVTPDGQRHRSRAWPRQSPRDDQGW